In Nitrosophilus labii, the following proteins share a genomic window:
- a CDS encoding apolipoprotein N-acyltransferase, whose protein sequence is MSGKSEPKIPVAPTACPSISILFKKISRYFNIYLLIKAFLIAAAFSFFIYVEALGKSSELLNTLTGVVAIYFILKADKKELFWIGFFIGILWFYWIGLSFRYYNLFWMIPIVILFVGVVYGIIFWLIGKLTELTTNIFSSFSIYLQPFIKSLFLSILNYIHPFGFNWFIPELIFLNSYLESNKSSFLIILLSISFLTLYNRFEMKKKVVFVLAAISLLIFAKKEMQTEPKLAPIKIYLSQTTIPQDKKWDPLLQTKIIDENFKIIEEAIKKRYDLVVLPETAFPLYLNTRKNILNTLKKMSEKISIVAGALHLKEGLSYNSTYIFTNGDYIIADKVVLVPFGEAVPLPKPLAKLVNKVFFNGAEDYKRAKYPTDFEINGVRFRNAICYEATHPLLYKNTPKYLIAISNNAWFTPSIEPTLQNLIIKYYAKSHRIVVYHSTNIAKTAVIW, encoded by the coding sequence ATGAGTGGTAAAAGTGAACCCAAAATCCCTGTAGCTCCTACAGCTTGTCCTTCCATATCCATCCTTTTTAAAAAAATTTCACGCTATTTTAACATCTATTTGCTAATAAAAGCCTTTTTAATTGCAGCGGCTTTTAGTTTTTTTATATACGTTGAAGCTTTGGGTAAAAGTTCTGAACTATTAAATACCTTAACTGGTGTTGTAGCTATCTACTTTATCCTCAAAGCCGACAAAAAAGAGCTATTTTGGATAGGCTTTTTCATAGGTATTTTGTGGTTTTACTGGATAGGACTTAGTTTTAGATATTATAATCTTTTTTGGATGATCCCCATAGTAATTTTATTTGTAGGCGTAGTTTACGGGATAATTTTTTGGTTGATTGGAAAATTAACCGAGTTGACAACGAATATTTTTTCCTCTTTTTCAATCTATCTTCAGCCTTTTATAAAAAGTCTATTTTTATCGATATTAAACTATATTCACCCTTTTGGATTTAACTGGTTTATTCCTGAGCTAATCTTTTTAAACAGCTATTTAGAATCAAACAAATCTAGCTTTTTAATAATTTTGCTATCAATTTCATTTTTAACACTCTACAACCGCTTTGAGATGAAAAAAAAAGTAGTCTTTGTTTTGGCAGCTATTAGTTTGTTGATATTTGCAAAAAAAGAGATGCAAACAGAACCAAAATTGGCACCAATTAAAATATATCTTTCTCAAACTACCATACCCCAAGATAAGAAGTGGGACCCGCTACTTCAAACGAAGATAATCGACGAAAATTTCAAAATCATAGAAGAAGCGATTAAAAAAAGATATGACTTGGTTGTATTGCCAGAGACCGCTTTTCCTCTATATCTAAATACCAGAAAAAATATTTTGAACACCCTTAAGAAAATGAGCGAAAAAATCTCCATAGTCGCCGGAGCTCTACATCTAAAAGAGGGACTCTCTTACAACTCAACTTATATTTTTACAAATGGAGATTACATTATCGCAGACAAAGTAGTTTTGGTTCCTTTTGGAGAAGCTGTGCCTTTACCAAAACCTTTAGCTAAACTGGTAAACAAAGTTTTTTTTAACGGAGCAGAGGATTATAAAAGAGCAAAGTATCCTACAGATTTTGAGATAAATGGAGTTAGATTTAGAAACGCTATCTGTTATGAAGCGACTCATCCTCTTCTTTATAAAAATACTCCAAAATATCTGATAGCAATCAGCAACAACGCCTGGTTTACACCCTCCATTGAGCCCACATTACAAAATCTTATAATAAAATATTACGCAAAAAGCCATAGAATCGTAGTTTATCACTCGACTAATATTGCAAAAACAGCGGTTATTTGGTAA
- the lptE gene encoding LPS assembly lipoprotein LptE: MRLEMRDFISAFRRVFLLLPSAFILVYLITGCGYKPTSVYTKKVLGEKIYSQVEVYLRDPENAVLIKDALNEAIVSRFKGSLVPKQYADSELIVSLRGVSFRPLQYDKNGYVIYYRAITSLKIVYKSRKGETKILTVSGNYDFPIEPNSVISDTKRFEAIRESSKKALDKFISQISIIGYQES, translated from the coding sequence TTGAGATTAGAGATGAGAGATTTTATTTCGGCATTTAGGAGAGTTTTTCTCCTTTTGCCTTCAGCCTTTATCCTTGTATATTTAATAACCGGTTGCGGATACAAACCAACTTCGGTATATACGAAAAAAGTTTTGGGCGAAAAGATCTACTCCCAGGTTGAGGTCTATCTAAGAGATCCTGAAAACGCAGTTTTGATAAAGGACGCCTTAAACGAAGCTATAGTAAGCAGATTTAAAGGCTCTTTGGTACCAAAACAGTATGCCGATAGTGAACTAATAGTTAGCTTAAGAGGAGTTAGTTTTAGGCCACTTCAATATGACAAAAACGGATATGTTATTTACTATAGAGCTATTACCTCTCTAAAAATAGTCTATAAAAGTAGAAAAGGAGAAACGAAAATATTGACGGTTTCCGGCAATTACGATTTTCCTATTGAGCCAAACAGTGTTATTTCGGATACTAAAAGATTTGAAGCTATAAGGGAGAGCTCTAAGAAAGCTTTGGATAAGTTTATTTCGCAAATCTCTATCATAGGATATCAAGAGAGTTAA
- a CDS encoding bifunctional folylpolyglutamate synthase/dihydrofolate synthase, translating into MTIKDFLNSKPRYYKNIDYTRMPRAYESVKEKLSLPKIIHIVGTNGKGSTGRFLAYMLFKKGYKTGHYTSPHILKFNERIWINAKDIDDESLENTHKKLLNILPKEFQESLSYFEYTTLLAAVSFEGLDFAVMEAGLGGEFDATNVFDKELSLITAIDFDHQAFLGNSIEKIAKTKIRSIRKEAILGYQKHKSVEEIAKEVAKEIGCKLYMVDELLSKEEKSDIKEFISKKAYPIFFSENLSLAFAAGKVLGVSLEIEDCFDLQIFGRFQKVADNVVLDVGHNPLAAKAIERELRPDTVLVYNAYEDKDFKEVLKILKPKIKRVEIIDIEDERAVDKEELINVLRELGIKYGDFKRVEKEEEYLVFGSFRVAEEFLKGGFSAS; encoded by the coding sequence ATGACTATAAAAGATTTCCTAAACTCCAAGCCTCGTTATTATAAAAATATCGATTACACAAGAATGCCTAGAGCGTATGAGAGCGTAAAAGAGAAATTGTCTCTACCTAAAATTATCCATATCGTAGGAACTAACGGCAAAGGTAGCACCGGCAGATTTTTAGCTTATATGCTCTTTAAAAAAGGGTATAAAACCGGACACTATACTTCTCCCCATATCTTAAAATTTAACGAAAGAATCTGGATAAACGCAAAAGATATAGATGACGAATCCTTGGAGAATACTCATAAAAAGCTTTTAAATATATTGCCAAAAGAGTTTCAAGAGAGTCTTAGTTATTTTGAGTACACAACTCTTTTGGCCGCCGTATCTTTTGAAGGGCTGGATTTTGCTGTTATGGAGGCCGGTCTTGGAGGCGAGTTTGACGCTACGAACGTTTTTGATAAGGAGCTAAGTTTAATAACCGCGATAGATTTTGATCATCAAGCCTTTTTGGGAAACAGCATAGAAAAGATTGCGAAAACAAAGATAAGAAGTATCCGCAAAGAAGCGATTTTAGGATATCAAAAACATAAAAGTGTAGAAGAGATAGCAAAAGAGGTGGCAAAAGAGATAGGATGTAAACTTTATATGGTTGATGAGCTTTTGAGCAAAGAGGAAAAGAGTGATATAAAAGAGTTCATAAGCAAAAAAGCTTATCCGATATTTTTTAGTGAAAATCTATCATTGGCTTTTGCGGCTGGCAAAGTGTTGGGAGTGAGTCTTGAGATAGAAGATTGTTTTGATTTGCAGATTTTTGGTAGGTTCCAAAAAGTTGCCGATAATGTTGTTTTGGATGTGGGGCACAACCCTCTAGCAGCAAAAGCGATAGAGCGTGAACTTAGGCCAGATACGGTTTTGGTTTACAACGCTTATGAAGATAAGGATTTTAAAGAGGTTTTAAAGATATTAAAACCGAAAATTAAAAGAGTAGAGATTATAGATATAGAAGACGAAAGAGCGGTTGATAAAGAGGAGCTCATAAATGTTTTGAGAGAACTGGGTATAAAATATGGAGATTTTAAGAGGGTAGAGAAGGAAGAAGAGTATCTTGTTTTTGGTTCATTTAGAGTAGCTGAAGAGTTTTTAAAAGGAGGCTTTTCTGCAAGCTAA
- the leuS gene encoding leucine--tRNA ligase: MGYEPKSIEKKWQEFWKKDRYYEPKNDYTKEKRYILSMFPYPSGRIHMGHVRNYAIGDAIARYYRKIGKNVLHPIGWDAFGMPAENAAIKKGVHPKKWTYENIDYMRKELDSLGFSFSQEREFATCDEIYTKFEQEFTVDMFEKGLLYRSSATVNWCPHDKTVLANEQVIEGRCWRCDTEVVQKEMDQYFLKITDYAEELLRDLEKLEGKWPKQVIAMQRNWIGRSEGLEFELKLDDDSKKRLGEKFEGFKVFTTRADTIYGVTYTALAPEHEIVKYLVNNTLLDSESIQKIKKMQNTPPKLRAQAEKEGLFLNLYVIHPLTKEKIPVWVANFVLTEYGSGAVMAVPAHDERDFEFAKKYNLSIRYVIKPKDGKIDSDRAVVEPGVLFDSEEFSGLESEKAKKAIIDYFEKEGLGKKTINYKLKDWLVSRQRYWGTPIPLVKCPKCGLVAEKKENLPVTLPEDVQITGEGNPLELHPTWKYTKCPNCGEDAIRETDTLDTFVESSWYFLRFTTQKEYWDKLPFKKEDTDYWMSVDQYIGGIEHAILHLLYSRFFTKALRDLGYVDIDEPFERLLTQGMVLKDGAKMSKSKGNVVDPDSIVEKFGADTARLFILFAAPPSKELEWNDSAVEGAYRFIKRFFDRSLDVKPCENLPAIDHSKLSKEEKLARKKVYEALKKSKDVYEKNYTFNTLIAASMEALNALNAQKNEEVWSEGYWILSNILEPIIPHVCWEISDRLFNRNNFENIEIKEEVFQEDSVTLAVTINGKRRAEIEVPVNASKEEILRTAKEKAKKWIEDKEIVKEIVVPNRLVNIVVKG, translated from the coding sequence ATGGGTTACGAACCTAAAAGTATAGAAAAAAAGTGGCAAGAGTTTTGGAAAAAAGATAGATATTACGAACCAAAAAATGACTATACAAAGGAAAAAAGATATATTTTGAGTATGTTTCCTTATCCAAGCGGACGTATCCACATGGGGCATGTTAGAAACTACGCTATAGGTGATGCTATTGCTAGATACTACAGAAAAATCGGGAAAAACGTTCTTCATCCTATCGGCTGGGATGCGTTTGGGATGCCTGCAGAGAATGCGGCTATAAAAAAAGGTGTACACCCTAAAAAATGGACTTATGAAAATATAGACTATATGAGAAAGGAACTAGACTCTTTAGGTTTTAGTTTTTCTCAAGAGAGGGAGTTTGCCACTTGCGATGAGATATATACTAAGTTTGAACAAGAATTTACCGTTGATATGTTTGAAAAAGGGCTTCTGTATAGAAGCAGTGCTACCGTAAACTGGTGTCCTCACGATAAAACCGTTTTGGCAAACGAGCAGGTGATAGAGGGTAGATGTTGGAGATGTGATACGGAAGTAGTCCAAAAAGAGATGGACCAATACTTTTTAAAGATCACTGATTATGCGGAGGAGCTTTTAAGAGATCTTGAAAAACTGGAGGGTAAATGGCCAAAACAGGTCATTGCTATGCAAAGAAACTGGATAGGTAGAAGCGAAGGGTTAGAGTTTGAATTAAAGCTTGACGATGATAGCAAAAAGAGGTTAGGTGAAAAGTTTGAGGGTTTTAAAGTTTTTACTACAAGAGCCGATACTATCTATGGAGTTACCTATACGGCTTTGGCGCCAGAGCATGAGATAGTAAAATATCTTGTAAATAATACTCTTTTAGATAGCGAGTCGATCCAAAAGATTAAAAAGATGCAAAATACTCCGCCAAAACTTAGAGCCCAGGCAGAAAAAGAGGGGTTATTTCTAAATCTTTACGTAATCCATCCGCTAACAAAAGAGAAGATTCCGGTATGGGTGGCAAATTTTGTTTTGACTGAGTATGGAAGCGGCGCGGTGATGGCCGTACCTGCCCATGATGAGAGAGATTTTGAGTTTGCTAAAAAATACAATCTTTCTATCAGATATGTTATAAAGCCTAAAGATGGCAAAATCGATAGCGATAGAGCTGTTGTAGAGCCTGGAGTCCTCTTTGATAGCGAAGAGTTTAGTGGTTTAGAGAGCGAAAAAGCTAAAAAAGCGATAATTGACTATTTCGAAAAAGAGGGGTTAGGAAAAAAAACTATAAATTATAAACTTAAAGATTGGTTGGTTAGTAGACAAAGATACTGGGGGACGCCAATTCCTCTTGTTAAGTGTCCAAAATGTGGACTTGTGGCAGAGAAAAAAGAGAATCTCCCCGTAACTTTACCGGAAGATGTGCAGATTACCGGTGAAGGAAATCCTTTAGAGCTACATCCAACCTGGAAATATACAAAATGTCCAAATTGTGGCGAGGATGCTATAAGAGAGACGGATACTTTAGATACTTTTGTGGAGTCTAGTTGGTACTTTCTAAGATTTACCACTCAAAAAGAGTATTGGGATAAGCTGCCTTTCAAAAAAGAGGATACCGACTACTGGATGAGCGTTGATCAGTATATCGGCGGTATAGAGCATGCTATATTGCATCTTTTATATTCTAGGTTTTTTACAAAAGCTTTAAGAGATTTAGGATACGTAGATATTGACGAGCCTTTTGAGAGACTGCTTACCCAGGGTATGGTTTTAAAAGATGGAGCTAAGATGAGTAAGTCTAAAGGCAACGTGGTAGATCCGGACTCGATTGTGGAAAAATTCGGTGCCGATACCGCAAGACTCTTTATCCTTTTTGCGGCCCCTCCTTCAAAAGAGCTTGAGTGGAACGACAGTGCGGTTGAAGGGGCTTATAGATTTATAAAGAGATTTTTTGATAGATCTTTGGATGTAAAACCTTGCGAAAATTTACCTGCTATAGATCACTCAAAACTCTCAAAAGAGGAGAAACTTGCTAGAAAGAAAGTTTACGAGGCTTTGAAAAAATCGAAAGATGTTTATGAAAAAAACTACACTTTCAACACTCTAATAGCCGCTTCTATGGAAGCTTTAAATGCTTTAAACGCACAAAAAAATGAAGAGGTATGGAGCGAAGGATACTGGATACTATCAAATATATTAGAGCCTATTATTCCTCACGTATGCTGGGAGATATCTGATAGACTTTTTAATAGAAACAATTTTGAAAATATCGAGATAAAAGAGGAAGTTTTCCAAGAAGATAGCGTAACTTTGGCGGTAACTATAAACGGGAAAAGAAGAGCCGAGATAGAAGTGCCCGTAAATGCTTCCAAAGAGGAGATTTTACGAACAGCTAAAGAGAAAGCTAAAAAGTGGATAGAGGATAAAGAGATAGTTAAAGAGATTGTGGTTCCAAATAGACTTGTAAATATAGTGGTAAAAGGGTAG
- the cysK gene encoding cysteine synthase A: MKIAKNITELIGNTPLVMINSLSSEFGAKIIGKCEFMNPTSSVKDRIGFNMIRRAIENGKINEKTTIIEPTSGNTGIALASVCASFGLKLILTMPESMSLERRKLLKAFGAKLELTPAELGMKGAIDKAYELLETIENSYMPNQFDNPYNPEIHRLTTAKEILRDTNGDIDCFVAAIGTGGTITGTSEVLKEHNPNIKIYAVEPKNSPVLSGGNPGPHKIQGIGAGFVPKILNTKIYSEVIQVRDEDAIKMSQKIAKEEGLLVGISSGANLVAACEVAKKNPGKTIVTILCDTGERYLSTELFE; the protein is encoded by the coding sequence ATGAAGATAGCAAAAAATATAACAGAACTTATCGGAAATACTCCATTAGTTATGATTAACTCTCTATCTAGCGAATTTGGCGCAAAAATCATTGGAAAATGCGAATTTATGAATCCGACAAGTTCCGTTAAAGATAGAATAGGATTCAATATGATAAGAAGAGCCATAGAGAATGGTAAAATAAACGAAAAAACCACTATTATTGAACCAACAAGCGGCAATACTGGTATAGCGCTAGCTAGTGTATGCGCATCTTTTGGACTAAAACTGATACTTACAATGCCAGAATCTATGAGTCTTGAGAGAAGAAAGCTTCTAAAAGCTTTTGGTGCCAAACTGGAACTAACCCCGGCTGAATTAGGTATGAAAGGAGCTATAGATAAAGCTTACGAGCTACTTGAAACGATAGAAAACTCATATATGCCAAATCAGTTTGACAATCCATACAATCCTGAGATCCATCGATTAACTACCGCTAAAGAGATTTTAAGAGACACAAACGGAGATATCGATTGCTTTGTAGCCGCAATTGGTACCGGCGGAACTATAACAGGAACGTCGGAAGTTTTAAAAGAGCATAATCCCAATATCAAAATCTATGCGGTGGAGCCTAAAAACTCTCCCGTGCTCTCAGGAGGAAACCCTGGGCCTCACAAGATTCAAGGCATAGGCGCCGGATTTGTTCCAAAAATATTAAATACCAAAATCTACAGCGAAGTTATTCAGGTAAGAGACGAAGATGCCATTAAAATGAGCCAAAAGATAGCAAAAGAAGAAGGACTTTTAGTAGGGATATCTAGCGGGGCCAATCTTGTAGCGGCCTGCGAAGTGGCAAAGAAAAATCCGGGAAAAACGATAGTGACGATTCTTTGCGATACGGGTGAAAGATACTTAAGTACAGAGCTGTTCGAGTAA
- a CDS encoding aminotransferase class IV family protein has protein sequence MKEKIFFETIKIEDGKVFHIDYHNKRLNKTITDNFGLKKDIKLQNFIESPPSGLYRCKIIYDRDILQISYYPYKIREIKKLKLIKSDIDYSYKYLDRNDIDTLFEKRGEADDVLIVKEGYITDTSIANIAFFDGKKWLTPKKPLLKGTTRERLLKEQKVFLADIKVKDLKKFEKFALMNAMIGFYEIKEGIII, from the coding sequence GTGAAAGAAAAAATCTTTTTTGAAACAATTAAGATAGAAGATGGGAAAGTATTTCATATAGATTATCACAATAAAAGGTTAAATAAAACTATAACAGACAATTTTGGCTTAAAAAAGGATATAAAACTACAAAACTTTATAGAGTCGCCACCCAGTGGCCTTTATAGATGTAAAATAATATATGATAGAGATATTTTACAAATCTCTTACTATCCATACAAAATAAGAGAGATAAAAAAGTTAAAACTTATAAAGTCGGATATTGACTATTCATACAAGTATCTAGATAGAAACGACATAGACACTCTCTTTGAAAAAAGAGGCGAAGCGGATGATGTTTTGATTGTAAAAGAGGGATATATAACAGACACATCAATAGCTAATATAGCCTTTTTCGACGGTAAAAAATGGCTAACACCAAAAAAACCTTTGCTAAAAGGGACAACTAGAGAGAGACTTTTAAAAGAACAAAAAGTTTTTTTAGCCGATATAAAAGTAAAAGATCTAAAAAAGTTTGAAAAATTTGCTCTTATGAATGCAATGATTGGATTTTACGAAATCAAAGAGGGTATAATTATATAA
- the secF gene encoding protein translocase subunit SecF codes for MEFFKTDKIYDFMGKSKLFISISLFLILGSYILLFTKGLNFGIDFTGGTIVQVRYDKPVNIKEIREALKKSEIFKDAAVTKFGSDEEIIIRVKTSTKKLGQDIGDIAREVLQGTGNYEIRRVDIVGPKVGSELREKGMMAMVIAIIGILIYVSIRFEYRFALASVLALVHDVSIALGAISLFNVPVNLDILAALLTILGYSLNDTIIVFDRIREGIVEAKTNDLNRVINESITKTLSRTTLTSLTTFFVVLTLFLFGGEIIKGFSFTLLVGVVVGTYSSIFVASPLLGWLGFNLQKYRAKLAEKKKRAQEKERMRAMYEQGVV; via the coding sequence ATGGAGTTTTTTAAGACGGATAAAATATACGATTTTATGGGCAAAAGCAAACTATTTATATCTATATCTTTGTTTTTGATACTAGGTTCTTACATACTTCTTTTTACCAAAGGACTTAATTTCGGTATCGACTTTACCGGCGGAACAATCGTTCAGGTTAGGTACGATAAGCCTGTAAATATAAAAGAGATAAGAGAGGCTCTCAAAAAAAGTGAGATTTTTAAAGACGCCGCCGTTACAAAGTTTGGAAGTGATGAAGAGATTATTATCAGAGTTAAAACCTCAACCAAAAAGCTCGGTCAAGATATAGGAGATATAGCGAGAGAAGTTTTACAAGGGACGGGCAATTATGAGATAAGAAGAGTGGATATAGTAGGACCCAAAGTTGGAAGTGAGTTAAGAGAAAAGGGTATGATGGCTATGGTTATAGCCATTATTGGTATTTTGATATATGTTTCTATCAGATTTGAGTATCGATTCGCTTTAGCTTCCGTATTGGCTCTAGTTCACGACGTCTCGATAGCTTTAGGCGCCATAAGCCTTTTTAACGTTCCGGTTAACTTGGATATTTTAGCGGCTCTTTTGACGATTTTAGGTTATTCGCTAAACGATACCATCATAGTTTTTGATAGGATCAGAGAGGGTATAGTCGAGGCTAAAACAAACGATCTAAACAGAGTCATCAACGAGTCGATTACTAAAACTTTATCTAGAACCACTCTTACCTCTTTAACCACTTTTTTCGTTGTTTTAACGCTATTTTTGTTTGGAGGAGAGATTATTAAAGGGTTTAGTTTTACTTTGCTCGTAGGTGTAGTTGTAGGTACCTACAGCTCCATTTTCGTGGCTTCTCCGCTGTTGGGCTGGCTAGGTTTTAATCTGCAAAAATATAGGGCTAAATTAGCTGAGAAGAAAAAGAGAGCTCAGGAAAAAGAGAGAATGAGAGCGATGTATGAACAAGGAGTTGTGTAA
- the secD gene encoding protein translocase subunit SecD, which yields MRVLNYRLVIFLIALMGGIALSIPSFLNLKEGPKITLGLDLQGGLHMLLGVDTDAAIKSKIKSIASSIKYFAEDNDILLEDLKIEDKDIKFTLLDKDDEPKMDEMLKNISGLKVEKHSLHYVVTLTPQEIESVKEYAINQAVDTIRNRLDQFGLAEPNVAKQGKDKILVELPGIKTPKQEQRIRSLIAKAAHLQLMAVDEDRAARVYQMSPEEAAEYGDVILSDAKNPKIKYLLKEIPILDGSMIIDAKVAFDQNNQPVINFTLNSEGAKIFGDFTAKSVGKHLAIVLDNKVYSAPVIRERIGGGSGQISGGFSVQEAHDVAIALRSGALLAPVFLLEKRSVGPSLGADSIKASLIALISGFVIVVLFMIFYYGIAGIIADIALVANLFLIIGVMALFGATLTLPGMAGIVLTVGMAVDANVIISERIRELLREGVSIKKAIEQGYKNAMSAILDANITTLIAAVVLYAYGTGPIKGFAITISIGILASMLTAILGTHGIYEALLPKIEKSKNLSLWFGLKVKGK from the coding sequence ATGAGGGTTTTAAACTATCGTTTAGTTATCTTCCTCATAGCTCTTATGGGGGGGATAGCACTTTCTATCCCCTCTTTTTTAAATCTCAAAGAGGGACCGAAGATAACGCTTGGTTTGGATTTGCAAGGTGGTCTTCATATGCTTTTGGGAGTAGATACGGATGCAGCTATCAAATCAAAAATCAAATCTATTGCCTCAAGCATAAAATATTTTGCCGAAGATAACGATATATTGCTCGAAGACTTAAAAATAGAAGATAAAGATATAAAATTTACTCTGCTTGATAAAGATGATGAGCCTAAAATGGATGAGATGTTAAAAAACATTTCCGGGTTGAAAGTAGAAAAACACTCTCTTCACTACGTTGTTACTTTAACGCCTCAGGAGATAGAGTCTGTAAAAGAGTACGCGATAAATCAGGCGGTAGATACCATAAGAAACAGGCTTGATCAGTTTGGATTAGCCGAACCAAATGTGGCAAAACAAGGAAAAGATAAGATTTTGGTAGAGCTTCCTGGGATAAAAACTCCTAAGCAAGAACAAAGGATCAGATCTCTTATAGCAAAAGCGGCGCATCTACAACTTATGGCCGTAGATGAGGACAGGGCGGCAAGAGTATATCAGATGAGTCCTGAAGAGGCCGCTGAGTATGGTGATGTGATATTAAGTGATGCTAAAAATCCGAAGATAAAGTATCTTTTAAAAGAGATCCCTATACTTGACGGTTCTATGATAATTGATGCGAAGGTTGCATTTGATCAAAACAATCAGCCCGTAATTAACTTCACTTTAAACAGTGAAGGTGCTAAGATTTTTGGTGATTTTACCGCTAAAAGTGTTGGAAAACATTTAGCGATCGTTTTAGATAACAAAGTATATTCAGCGCCGGTAATCAGAGAGAGAATAGGCGGCGGAAGCGGTCAGATAAGCGGAGGTTTTAGCGTTCAAGAGGCGCACGACGTAGCTATCGCCCTAAGAAGCGGCGCTTTACTAGCTCCCGTATTTTTACTAGAAAAAAGGAGTGTTGGACCAAGTCTAGGCGCCGATAGTATAAAAGCGAGTCTTATAGCGCTTATAAGCGGATTTGTGATCGTTGTTTTGTTTATGATTTTTTACTATGGAATTGCCGGGATTATAGCCGATATTGCTCTGGTTGCCAATCTATTTTTGATAATAGGTGTAATGGCTCTCTTTGGCGCTACGCTCACGCTTCCTGGGATGGCGGGTATTGTTTTAACTGTCGGTATGGCGGTGGATGCCAACGTTATTATAAGTGAGCGAATAAGGGAGCTTTTAAGAGAAGGTGTAAGTATAAAAAAAGCGATAGAGCAAGGATATAAGAACGCTATGAGCGCTATTTTGGACGCAAATATCACCACATTGATAGCGGCTGTTGTGCTTTACGCATACGGAACGGGACCTATTAAAGGTTTTGCTATTACCATAAGCATTGGTATTTTAGCTTCTATGCTTACCGCTATATTGGGAACGCACGGCATTTATGAGGCTCTTTTGCCAAAGATTGAAAAAAGCAAAAATCTATCTTTGTGGTTTGGTTTAAAAGTAAAGGGTAAATGA
- the yajC gene encoding preprotein translocase subunit YajC → MEGQAVGATGILGSLLPLIIIFAIFYFLIIRPQQQQAKKHKEMINSLQKGDKVVTNGGLIVEVVKPEEDFIKAKLNEEVIVKIDKNFIAKKLES, encoded by the coding sequence ATGGAAGGACAAGCTGTAGGAGCTACAGGGATTTTGGGTTCACTTTTACCACTCATCATAATCTTTGCTATCTTTTATTTTTTGATCATCAGACCGCAACAGCAACAGGCTAAAAAGCACAAAGAGATGATAAACTCTTTGCAAAAAGGTGACAAAGTCGTCACTAACGGCGGTTTGATCGTTGAGGTTGTAAAACCTGAAGAGGATTTTATCAAAGCTAAGCTTAATGAGGAAGTAATAGTCAAAATTGACAAAAACTTTATAGCCAAAAAATTAGAGAGTTAA